One Psychrilyobacter piezotolerans DNA segment encodes these proteins:
- a CDS encoding NAD(P)-dependent malic enzyme, whose product MSVYEESLKLHIENKGKIEVISKVSVKTKEDLSLAYSPGVAEPCKKIAANKNDVYKYTAKGNMVAVITDGTAVLGLGDIGPEAALPVMEGKAILFKEFGGVDAFPICLDTKDTEEIIRTCKLLAPSFGGINLEDIAAPKCVEIERRLIEELDIPVFHDDQHGTAIVTTAAVINSCKLLGKNISDLRVSMIGTGSAGSSIARMLKGLGVKSLYAYNSKGVVMQDKYDKYRFLVKELLDQNIIDTPENLEEDSVAGMMKGTDVFVGVSGPDMVTKDMVRSMNTDPIILAMANPTPEIMPEDALEAGAAVVGTGRSDYPNQVNNVLAFPGLFKGALEAGATVINDEMKIAAAYGIANVLKEEELRADYIIPSPFDERVASVVAETVKKIAIENNLIRKQ is encoded by the coding sequence ATGTCAGTATATGAAGAATCGCTAAAATTACACATCGAAAACAAGGGTAAGATCGAAGTTATTTCAAAGGTTTCTGTAAAGACTAAAGAGGATTTAAGTCTAGCTTATTCACCGGGTGTAGCAGAGCCTTGCAAAAAAATTGCTGCAAATAAAAATGATGTTTATAAATATACAGCCAAAGGAAATATGGTTGCTGTAATCACAGATGGAACAGCAGTATTAGGATTAGGAGATATCGGTCCTGAGGCAGCACTGCCTGTAATGGAAGGAAAAGCAATTTTATTCAAAGAATTTGGTGGAGTAGATGCATTCCCTATCTGTTTAGATACTAAAGATACTGAAGAAATTATCAGAACTTGTAAATTATTAGCACCTAGTTTTGGGGGAATAAACTTAGAAGATATAGCAGCTCCTAAATGTGTTGAAATAGAAAGAAGATTAATCGAAGAGTTAGACATTCCTGTATTCCATGATGACCAGCATGGTACAGCAATAGTTACTACAGCTGCAGTAATAAATTCATGTAAGTTATTAGGAAAGAATATATCTGACCTAAGAGTATCTATGATTGGTACCGGTTCGGCCGGGTCATCTATCGCCAGAATGCTTAAGGGATTAGGAGTTAAATCATTATATGCTTATAACTCAAAGGGTGTTGTAATGCAGGATAAATATGACAAATATAGATTTTTAGTAAAGGAATTATTGGATCAAAATATCATCGATACTCCAGAAAACTTAGAGGAAGATTCAGTTGCCGGAATGATGAAAGGAACAGACGTGTTTGTAGGAGTATCAGGACCTGATATGGTTACTAAAGATATGGTTAGATCTATGAATACAGATCCTATTATCTTAGCTATGGCAAATCCTACACCTGAGATCATGCCTGAAGATGCATTAGAAGCAGGAGCAGCAGTGGTAGGAACAGGTAGATCGGATTACCCTAACCAGGTAAACAATGTACTGGCATTCCCAGGATTGTTCAAAGGTGCTTTAGAAGCTGGAGCTACAGTAATCAACGATGAGATGAAGATAGCGGCGGCATACGGTATTGCCAATGTATTAAAGGAAGAGGAATTAAGAGCAGACTATATCATTCCGAGTCCATTTGATGAAAGAGTAGCATCGGTGGTAGCTGAAACTGTTAAGAAAATCGCTATAGAGAATAACTTAATCAGAAAACAATAA
- a CDS encoding lysophospholipid acyltransferase family protein — protein MTLLRVTLFGFLYFLKLNIFKLSKVKKIEVEKDRVFYARDLFRGFGRGIIERTNAVVEVIYEDEEEFKSLSMEEPMVLISNHQSNIDIPVIQGYFPFVPGFMAKKEMETWMFFKTWIPLTNSIFIDRKNPREGIKAIRKSVKFIKEGYPMLIFPEGTRSDSGEIGEFKNGGFKVAIDSKAKIIPITLKGTYDIQNKKSIKMFKNKNVKLIIGKVVDTKDYDREGLKNIHNVVKEVIVNNYNK, from the coding sequence ATGACATTATTAAGAGTAACATTATTTGGGTTTTTATACTTTTTAAAATTAAATATATTTAAACTATCTAAGGTGAAAAAAATAGAGGTTGAAAAAGATCGTGTCTTCTATGCCAGAGATCTATTTAGAGGATTTGGAAGGGGAATTATTGAGAGGACCAATGCTGTGGTAGAGGTAATCTATGAAGATGAGGAGGAGTTTAAAAGTCTTTCTATGGAGGAGCCAATGGTTTTGATCTCTAACCACCAAAGTAATATAGATATTCCTGTTATTCAAGGATACTTTCCTTTTGTACCCGGATTTATGGCTAAGAAAGAGATGGAAACTTGGATGTTTTTTAAAACCTGGATACCTCTGACTAACTCTATATTTATAGACAGGAAAAATCCCAGAGAAGGAATAAAGGCTATAAGAAAATCCGTAAAATTTATCAAAGAGGGTTATCCTATGCTGATTTTCCCTGAAGGAACTAGATCCGATAGTGGTGAGATAGGAGAATTTAAAAATGGCGGATTTAAGGTAGCCATTGACTCTAAAGCAAAAATTATCCCAATCACTCTGAAGGGTACCTACGATATTCAAAATAAAAAGAGCATTAAGATGTTTAAAAATAAAAATGTGAAATTAATCATTGGTAAGGTAGTAGATACCAAAGATTATGACAGAGAAGGTCTGAAAAATATCCATAATGTAGTCAAGGAAGTAATCGTAAACAACTATAATAAATAA
- a CDS encoding MurR/RpiR family transcriptional regulator encodes MKKSKFNLENKIQNMVSDLPPKQRKLAGYILKNLKPCAFMTSTALGTAAEVSESTVIRFASYMGYKGYPDFQQELRESLKNELSALDKFSIEKVEDTSTVYQEIFESEVGIINRTLKELSSETFNNAVEALYDKESILTVGFKGSYCLSSYAGYNLSKIHAKVQIIDEWNERWFNYLNDLSDNTAAILFGFPRYPQNVVTIAETLKKRKVSLIVITDSVVSPLAEYADFLFIIPVKKAFFVDHLSAVMCLINALIFSLSHKDKEKTEKYLKRFEKFANENNFFVKSN; translated from the coding sequence ATGAAAAAAAGTAAGTTTAATTTAGAAAATAAAATTCAAAATATGGTATCAGACCTTCCACCGAAACAGAGAAAGCTGGCAGGATATATTTTGAAGAATCTAAAGCCATGTGCCTTCATGACTTCTACAGCTCTCGGCACAGCTGCAGAAGTAAGTGAATCCACAGTTATAAGATTTGCTTCATATATGGGATATAAAGGATATCCTGATTTCCAGCAGGAGCTGAGAGAATCCCTAAAAAATGAGTTGTCTGCCCTGGATAAGTTTTCCATAGAAAAAGTTGAGGACACATCCACCGTCTATCAGGAAATTTTTGAATCGGAGGTAGGAATAATCAACAGGACACTAAAGGAATTATCCTCTGAAACTTTTAATAATGCAGTAGAAGCCCTTTACGATAAGGAGAGTATACTCACAGTGGGATTTAAGGGGTCTTACTGCCTTTCCAGCTATGCAGGGTATAATCTCAGCAAGATTCACGCCAAGGTGCAGATTATAGACGAATGGAATGAGAGATGGTTTAACTATTTAAACGATCTCAGTGACAATACGGCAGCTATACTCTTCGGTTTCCCAAGATATCCCCAGAATGTGGTAACCATAGCAGAAACTCTCAAAAAAAGAAAGGTCTCCCTTATAGTTATTACAGACAGCGTGGTATCGCCTCTAGCTGAATACGCAGATTTTTTATTTATTATTCCTGTAAAGAAAGCCTTCTTCGTAGATCACCTTTCTGCAGTGATGTGCCTCATCAACGCTCTCATCTTTTCCCTTTCCCACAAAGATAAAGAAAAGACGGAGAAGTATCTTAAGAGGTTTGAAAAGTTTGCAAATGAAAATAATTTTTTTGTGAAAAGCAATTAA
- a CDS encoding toxin-antitoxin system YwqK family antitoxin, which translates to MKLKQFIIILVLLVLGGCSSLDFFTVETKFNNLKEKNGLYYKNEKLYTGEARSYYENKNEKALGTFKEGKFHGEFLTYYENGNLRSKMKFVENKLDGVKYQYYSNGNKKIMENYRNGQLNGILTEYYENSAIKFEVRFKDDNMIGDAVSYGKDGSVIGRISYEVDEE; encoded by the coding sequence ATGAAGTTAAAACAATTTATTATTATTCTGGTATTATTAGTTCTAGGAGGGTGTAGCAGCCTTGACTTTTTTACTGTGGAAACAAAGTTTAACAATCTAAAGGAGAAAAATGGTCTTTATTATAAAAATGAAAAACTCTATACAGGTGAGGCAAGGTCTTACTATGAAAATAAAAATGAAAAAGCCCTTGGAACTTTTAAAGAGGGAAAATTTCATGGAGAATTTTTAACTTACTATGAAAATGGAAATTTAAGATCAAAGATGAAGTTTGTTGAAAATAAATTAGATGGTGTAAAATACCAGTATTACTCCAACGGGAATAAAAAAATAATGGAAAATTACAGGAATGGACAGTTAAACGGGATTCTTACAGAATACTATGAAAATTCAGCTATTAAATTTGAAGTCCGATTCAAAGATGACAATATGATTGGAGATGCTGTTTCCTATGGAAAGGACGGAAGTGTTATAGGCAGGATTAGCTACGAGGTGGATGAGGAGTAA
- a CDS encoding asparaginase: MKKVLVINTGGTIGMVHIEKGNPLSPLKPAEDWNEIAANYPLLNNFDTGYIQVKELIDSSDMNPDIWIEIAQIIEESYDKYCGFVVLHGTDTMAFTASALSFMLNNLSKPVILTGSQVPLENPRSDALQNLVTAIQIAGSELYNISLVPEVSIFFRDHLLRGNRSRKLDASNYYGFSTPNYPNLGVAGSEIKIDNSKIRKPSEKEFFVDYSMDTNVLVFDIFPGFNPEILKNIFKTNDIKGLILKTYGNGNAPTSDAFVSVIEEIVKSGVTVVNISQCPTGMVKMGLYDASTRLLDAGVVSGMDLTPEAAIAKLMHLLGRGMDNKSIGNAIQLDICGEQSLDLLTYRLDDANEGVTSKSFEIVLSKEIDPSKIKRTRFRVRNISSSDPIDLRVSIKGETELPLKNSIKTLTRDGETADFLISFDHSTAQILEKGTKIYFNMESQRKISWDRVVFEIFIDKY, translated from the coding sequence ATGAAAAAAGTACTAGTAATTAATACCGGCGGGACCATTGGAATGGTTCATATTGAGAAGGGAAATCCATTGAGTCCGTTAAAACCTGCAGAAGATTGGAATGAGATTGCGGCAAACTATCCGCTTTTAAATAATTTTGATACTGGATATATCCAGGTAAAGGAACTTATCGATTCTTCAGATATGAATCCGGATATTTGGATTGAGATAGCCCAGATAATAGAAGAAAGCTATGATAAATACTGCGGATTTGTAGTCTTACACGGTACCGACACCATGGCCTTTACAGCTTCTGCCCTCTCATTTATGCTGAATAATTTAAGTAAGCCTGTGATCCTGACTGGATCTCAAGTACCCCTTGAAAATCCCAGAAGTGATGCCCTTCAAAACTTAGTAACAGCTATACAAATAGCCGGATCGGAGCTGTACAACATCAGTTTAGTCCCAGAAGTATCTATATTTTTTAGAGATCATCTCCTCAGGGGAAACAGGTCTAGAAAACTGGATGCAAGTAACTACTATGGTTTTTCAACTCCTAACTATCCAAATTTAGGAGTAGCAGGATCGGAGATAAAGATAGATAACTCAAAAATTAGAAAACCATCGGAAAAAGAGTTCTTTGTGGATTATTCAATGGATACAAATGTATTAGTCTTTGATATATTTCCGGGATTCAACCCAGAAATATTAAAAAATATATTTAAAACCAATGATATCAAGGGACTCATCTTAAAAACTTATGGAAATGGAAACGCTCCTACCAGTGATGCTTTCGTTTCTGTTATTGAAGAAATTGTAAAATCAGGTGTTACCGTTGTGAATATCAGCCAATGCCCTACAGGGATGGTTAAGATGGGCCTATATGATGCCAGTACAAGGCTTTTAGATGCAGGTGTAGTCAGCGGTATGGATCTTACCCCAGAAGCAGCCATTGCCAAACTTATGCACCTTTTAGGCAGGGGGATGGACAATAAATCTATTGGAAATGCTATCCAACTGGATATCTGCGGGGAGCAGAGTCTGGATCTCCTTACTTACAGGCTGGATGATGCAAATGAAGGAGTTACTTCAAAATCATTTGAGATAGTTCTTTCAAAGGAAATAGATCCCTCTAAAATAAAGAGAACCAGATTTAGAGTAAGAAATATAAGTTCTTCCGATCCAATAGATTTAAGGGTAAGTATTAAAGGGGAGACAGAGCTGCCCCTTAAAAATTCTATAAAAACTCTAACCAGGGATGGGGAAACAGCTGATTTTTTAATCAGTTTCGATCATTCTACAGCTCAAATTTTGGAAAAAGGTACAAAAATTTATTTCAATATGGAATCCCAGAGAAAAATTTCTTGGGACAGGGTAGTCTTTGAAATCTTCATAGACAAGTATTAA
- the cls gene encoding cardiolipin synthase has product MNNVFTAVYILNIIFIIIIIFFEKRKNTSTIIWILILSLTNIFGFILYLFFGLSLRKRRFTRKYYKRFSFDKKKFKEDTVSDTSSHPHNNLIQLFNVKNHAYLRTKNDIKIYTHGEDCFKDLIAAISSAEKYIHMEYFIFENDGIGNVIMDLLINKVKNGVEVKLIYDGMGCIHVFNSFFQRLQDAGGEVLNFFPPLFSRFGLRANYRTHRKIVLVDGKYGFLGGMNIGDEYLGKNKKFGYWRDTHLRIKGSGVLGLEKSFLINLDFMREQKSFFKRRKKKLNHSIDDYLHFEKSSGHSDLQIVSSGPDYEEPFIKNGIFKMITGAKKNIYIQTPYFIPDETILNALEIAVMGGIEVNIMIPSKPDHFFVYWATLSYIGDLVKLGARCYTYDNGFLHSKVVIVDDEICTVGSANMDIRSFLLNFEINVFVYDPEIALQLKAAFLEDIKSSTLITSKKYKKRSFIIRFKESISKLLSPIM; this is encoded by the coding sequence ATGAATAATGTTTTCACAGCAGTCTATATACTGAATATTATCTTTATCATCATCATTATATTTTTTGAAAAAAGAAAAAATACAAGTACTATAATATGGATTCTTATTCTTAGTTTAACTAATATATTTGGTTTCATTCTCTATCTTTTTTTTGGGTTAAGTCTGAGGAAAAGGAGGTTTACCCGTAAATATTATAAACGATTTTCATTCGATAAGAAAAAATTTAAAGAGGATACGGTGAGCGATACAAGTTCCCATCCGCATAATAATTTAATCCAGCTGTTCAATGTAAAGAACCATGCCTATTTAAGAACAAAAAATGATATTAAAATATATACCCATGGAGAGGATTGTTTTAAGGATCTCATAGCTGCCATCAGTTCTGCTGAAAAATATATCCATATGGAATACTTCATCTTCGAAAATGATGGTATAGGTAATGTAATTATGGATCTGCTGATAAACAAGGTTAAAAATGGGGTAGAAGTAAAGTTGATCTATGATGGTATGGGCTGTATCCATGTATTTAATAGTTTTTTTCAAAGACTTCAAGATGCAGGAGGGGAGGTTCTTAACTTTTTCCCGCCGCTATTTTCCCGCTTCGGCCTGAGAGCTAACTATAGAACCCATAGAAAAATAGTTCTAGTCGATGGAAAATACGGTTTTTTAGGGGGAATGAATATAGGAGATGAATATCTGGGAAAAAATAAAAAATTTGGTTATTGGAGGGATACCCACCTCCGGATAAAGGGATCTGGTGTTCTGGGATTGGAAAAATCATTTTTGATAAACTTGGATTTTATGAGGGAGCAAAAATCATTCTTTAAAAGAAGGAAGAAGAAATTAAATCATTCCATCGATGATTATCTGCACTTTGAAAAAAGTAGTGGTCACAGTGATTTACAGATAGTGAGCAGCGGCCCTGATTATGAAGAACCATTTATAAAAAATGGGATCTTTAAGATGATTACAGGGGCAAAAAAAAATATCTATATACAGACACCGTATTTCATCCCCGATGAGACCATCTTAAATGCCTTAGAGATTGCTGTTATGGGCGGCATAGAAGTAAATATTATGATACCTTCTAAACCAGATCATTTTTTTGTTTATTGGGCAACCCTTTCCTATATTGGAGATCTTGTCAAGCTGGGAGCCAGGTGTTATACCTATGACAATGGGTTTTTACACTCTAAAGTTGTAATTGTGGACGATGAGATTTGTACTGTTGGATCTGCCAATATGGATATTAGGAGTTTTTTGTTGAATTTTGAGATAAATGTTTTTGTGTATGATCCTGAGATAGCGCTTCAATTAAAGGCAGCTTTTTTAGAAGATATTAAGAGCTCTACCCTAATCACTTCTAAAAAATATAAAAAAAGAAGTTTTATAATAAGGTTTAAAGAGTCCATATCAAAACTCCTTTCACCCATAATGTAA
- a CDS encoding DUF1499 domain-containing protein, with protein MKYILILSLLLLVGCASAPKKETGIIKGKFYPCPSSPNCVSSMAPEGDPHYIEPILYNNITRELAVAKIIMILETLKNTTVVEYRDEYIRAEVRSSFFKFIDDVEFYFPKEKKIIHVRSLARSGYSDFGVNRKRMEKIRVKFYE; from the coding sequence ATGAAATATATATTAATATTATCGTTACTGTTATTGGTAGGATGTGCATCTGCCCCCAAAAAAGAAACAGGAATAATAAAGGGTAAATTTTATCCCTGTCCAAGCAGTCCAAATTGCGTGTCCTCCATGGCCCCTGAAGGGGATCCGCACTATATAGAACCCATTCTCTATAATAATATTACAAGGGAACTTGCTGTGGCAAAAATTATCATGATCTTAGAGACCCTTAAAAACACCACTGTTGTAGAATACAGGGATGAATATATCCGTGCAGAGGTAAGATCATCATTTTTTAAATTTATAGATGATGTAGAATTTTATTTTCCTAAAGAGAAAAAAATTATCCATGTCAGATCTTTAGCCAGGTCGGGATATAGTGATTTCGGGGTAAATAGAAAAAGAATGGAAAAAATCAGAGTGAAATTCTATGAATAA
- a CDS encoding threonine aldolase family protein, giving the protein MKKSFASDNYSGVHPNIMKSLMEANGGHQSPYGGDEYTVKAKKKFNEIFGPVETLFVYNGTASNVFALDIMKEIGSAIICPETAHIFTDETGSTAKVTGMQMLTVPTTDGKLDIEKAKKYLLFKDTFHRPNPSIVSISQATENGTIYTLDEIKEISAFAKKHGMYLHMDGARISNAAVALGCSLEEMTRGCGVDILSFGGTKNGIMFGEALVIFNEELKNRVKEFEYLRKQNLQLHSKMRYIAVQYLTLLEDNLWYENAKIGNEMAKYLEGELLKLNISITNEVRGNTLFAILPEKIIEPLQEFCYFYVWDPNTSEVRFVMSFDILKEDIDLFIEKMKELMSK; this is encoded by the coding sequence ATGAAAAAAAGTTTTGCAAGTGACAACTATAGCGGGGTACACCCTAATATTATGAAGAGTTTAATGGAGGCCAATGGCGGGCACCAATCTCCATATGGAGGAGACGAATATACAGTAAAAGCCAAGAAAAAGTTCAATGAAATATTCGGCCCTGTAGAAACATTATTTGTATACAATGGAACTGCATCAAATGTTTTTGCCCTGGATATAATGAAGGAGATAGGCAGTGCCATTATCTGCCCTGAGACTGCTCATATATTTACAGATGAGACCGGTTCAACAGCTAAGGTGACAGGAATGCAGATGTTAACTGTACCGACTACAGATGGTAAATTAGACATAGAAAAAGCTAAAAAGTACCTGTTATTTAAAGATACTTTTCATAGACCTAATCCATCTATTGTCTCAATCAGCCAGGCTACGGAAAATGGGACTATCTATACTTTGGATGAGATCAAAGAGATCTCTGCTTTTGCTAAGAAACATGGAATGTATCTCCATATGGACGGGGCCAGAATTTCCAATGCAGCAGTGGCTTTAGGATGTTCATTGGAGGAGATGACAAGGGGGTGCGGAGTAGATATCCTTTCCTTTGGCGGAACTAAAAACGGGATTATGTTTGGGGAAGCTTTAGTCATATTCAATGAAGAATTAAAAAATAGAGTAAAAGAATTTGAATATCTCAGAAAACAAAATTTACAGCTGCATTCAAAGATGCGGTATATAGCGGTTCAATATCTGACTCTTTTAGAGGACAACCTTTGGTATGAAAATGCTAAAATTGGAAATGAGATGGCAAAATATCTGGAAGGTGAACTCCTGAAACTTAATATCTCTATAACCAACGAGGTAAGGGGAAATACCCTATTTGCAATTTTACCTGAAAAAATTATAGAACCCCTGCAGGAATTTTGTTATTTCTACGTCTGGGATCCAAATACTTCAGAGGTAAGATTCGTTATGTCCTTTGATATCTTAAAGGAGGATATAGACCTCTTTATAGAGAAAATGAAAGAATTAATGAGTAAGTAA
- a CDS encoding SulP family inorganic anion transporter produces MISIIRNINLKNEVLAGLTVALALVPEVIAFAFVAGIDPLIGLHASVIIGLCAAIFGGRPGMISGAAGSVAVVFVALVARHGVEYLFATVVLMGLIQILTGVFKLGKFARMIPHPVILGFVNGLAIVIFLAQLNQFKVDGKLMEGAQLYVMIALVVLTMAIVHFLPKFTKAIPASLVGIIVTTGLAMWLNKIGIHMPNVKEFAKGGISGGLPQFHIPNLPMNLETLEIIVPFAVTAALVGLIESLLTLSLVDDLTDTRGQGNRECIGQGIGNLLNGFMGGTGGCAMIGQSIVNITSNGRGRLSGIATALSLLSFVLFGSKIIEIIPLAALVGVMFMVVIETFAWDSLKLRKKVPTKDIVIILIVAVITVLHDLALAVIIGVIISALIFAWEKGKKIGARIEFKENGAKIYRLDGPLFFGSAVSFKEIFTPKEDPKEVYIDFANSHISDHSAIEAINAITEKYRELDKKIHLKHLSPDCLVLLKNAEEIIEVNVFEDPQYHVADDSLA; encoded by the coding sequence ATGATATCAATAATTCGTAATATAAACCTCAAGAATGAAGTTCTTGCAGGTCTTACAGTAGCTTTAGCTTTAGTTCCAGAAGTTATAGCTTTTGCCTTTGTAGCCGGGATCGACCCATTAATAGGTCTTCATGCATCGGTTATCATCGGTCTTTGTGCTGCAATATTTGGGGGACGACCTGGGATGATCTCTGGAGCCGCAGGGAGTGTAGCGGTAGTTTTCGTAGCTTTAGTTGCTAGACACGGGGTAGAATACCTATTTGCCACAGTGGTATTGATGGGATTAATACAGATACTGACAGGTGTATTTAAATTAGGGAAATTTGCACGTATGATTCCACATCCGGTAATTCTTGGATTTGTAAATGGTTTAGCCATCGTTATCTTCTTAGCTCAATTAAATCAATTTAAAGTTGACGGGAAATTGATGGAAGGGGCACAACTGTATGTAATGATAGCTTTAGTAGTATTAACTATGGCAATAGTTCATTTTTTACCAAAATTTACAAAGGCTATACCAGCATCTCTTGTGGGAATAATAGTAACTACCGGTTTAGCTATGTGGCTGAATAAAATAGGTATTCATATGCCAAATGTTAAAGAGTTTGCAAAGGGTGGAATATCTGGCGGATTGCCGCAATTTCATATTCCCAACCTGCCAATGAACCTTGAAACTTTAGAGATCATAGTTCCATTTGCAGTAACTGCAGCACTGGTCGGGCTTATCGAATCACTATTGACACTTTCATTGGTTGATGATCTTACAGATACCAGAGGGCAGGGAAACCGTGAGTGCATTGGACAGGGAATAGGAAATCTCCTCAATGGATTTATGGGTGGTACCGGTGGTTGTGCCATGATCGGTCAGTCCATCGTTAATATCACAAGTAATGGTAGGGGAAGACTTTCGGGAATTGCCACAGCATTGTCACTTTTATCATTTGTTTTATTCGGTTCTAAAATAATCGAAATCATTCCACTGGCAGCTCTTGTAGGGGTAATGTTTATGGTAGTTATAGAAACCTTTGCCTGGGATAGTTTAAAGTTAAGAAAAAAAGTTCCCACAAAGGATATAGTTATAATATTGATTGTCGCAGTTATTACTGTTTTACATGACCTAGCTCTTGCAGTTATCATCGGAGTGATTATCTCAGCATTAATTTTTGCCTGGGAAAAAGGTAAAAAAATTGGTGCCAGAATTGAATTTAAAGAAAATGGAGCAAAAATATACAGATTGGATGGGCCGCTGTTCTTTGGTTCTGCAGTAAGTTTCAAGGAAATATTTACTCCAAAGGAAGATCCGAAAGAAGTGTATATTGATTTTGCTAATTCCCATATCAGTGATCATTCTGCCATTGAGGCAATAAATGCCATCACAGAAAAATATAGGGAGTTAGATAAAAAAATTCATCTAAAACATCTCAGCCCGGATTGTTTAGTATTATTAAAAAATGCAGAGGAAATAATAGAGGTAAATGTATTTGAAGATCCTCAGTATCATGTGGCAGACGATAGCTTGGCATAA
- a CDS encoding aspartate ammonia-lyase — protein MIKFRTEGDSLGTMEVPANAYYGIQSLRARNNFGITGYKLSSTFIKSMAMVKKATSLMNLEAGVIEKDVAEAMICASEEIIDGKFHDQFITDVIQGGAGTSMNMNINEVIANRANELMGGKLGKYEFVTPNDHVNYGQSTNDVIPTSGKLTVIQLCESLLSELEDLKKSLYEKGAEFDHVIKMGRTHLQDAIPIRLGQEFKAYARPIRRDIKRIKETLEDFYFVNMGATAVGTGLNADTTYVKDIAAKLGEVTGMDFKQSTDLVDGTRNVDVFVWLSSALKVCAVNLSKMANDLRLMASGPRAGFFEINLPMKQPGSSIMPGKVNPVIPEVMNQVSFQIFGNDLTITKAAEAGQLELNVFEPVLFFNLFQSIQILKNGAQTLNYNCIKGITPNAERTEEMVQNSIGIITAINPHVGYENASVVAKESLKTGKTVRELTIEKGLLTNEELDIILDVYNMTNPGISGKELMDEKKKNK, from the coding sequence ATGATTAAATTTAGGACTGAAGGAGACTCGTTGGGAACAATGGAAGTCCCTGCAAATGCATATTATGGAATCCAATCACTCAGAGCAAGAAATAACTTTGGAATCACAGGGTACAAATTATCATCTACATTTATTAAATCAATGGCAATGGTAAAAAAGGCTACGTCCCTTATGAACCTAGAAGCTGGAGTAATAGAAAAAGATGTTGCTGAAGCCATGATTTGTGCCAGTGAAGAGATCATAGACGGAAAATTCCATGATCAATTTATAACAGACGTAATCCAAGGTGGAGCAGGAACTTCTATGAATATGAATATCAATGAAGTTATTGCTAACAGAGCCAATGAACTTATGGGTGGAAAATTAGGAAAATATGAATTTGTTACTCCAAATGATCATGTTAATTACGGGCAGTCAACGAATGATGTAATTCCTACAAGTGGAAAATTAACTGTAATTCAACTCTGTGAGTCACTATTAAGTGAATTAGAAGATTTAAAAAAATCTTTATACGAAAAAGGAGCAGAATTTGACCACGTTATCAAGATGGGAAGAACTCACCTTCAGGATGCCATCCCTATTAGATTAGGACAAGAATTCAAAGCCTATGCCAGACCTATAAGAAGAGATATCAAAAGAATAAAAGAGACATTGGAAGATTTTTACTTTGTTAATATGGGAGCTACAGCTGTAGGAACCGGATTAAATGCAGATACTACATATGTAAAGGATATTGCAGCTAAATTAGGTGAAGTAACTGGAATGGATTTCAAACAGAGTACAGACCTTGTAGACGGGACTAGAAATGTAGATGTTTTCGTATGGTTATCATCGGCATTAAAAGTATGTGCTGTAAACTTATCTAAGATGGCAAATGATCTTAGATTGATGGCATCTGGACCTAGAGCCGGATTCTTTGAGATCAACTTACCTATGAAACAGCCTGGATCATCTATTATGCCTGGAAAGGTTAACCCGGTTATCCCTGAGGTAATGAATCAAGTTTCTTTCCAAATTTTTGGAAATGATCTTACAATAACCAAGGCTGCAGAAGCCGGGCAATTGGAATTAAATGTATTTGAACCGGTTTTATTCTTTAATTTATTCCAGTCTATCCAAATCTTAAAAAATGGTGCTCAAACACTGAACTATAACTGTATCAAGGGAATCACTCCTAATGCAGAAAGAACTGAAGAAATGGTGCAAAATTCAATTGGAATCATAACTGCTATCAATCCTCATGTAGGATATGAAAATGCATCTGTGGTTGCTAAAGAATCATTAAAAACAGGGAAAACTGTAAGGGAACTTACAATAGAAAAAGGATTATTAACTAACGAGGAATTAGATATTATATTAGATGTATATAATATGACTAATCCTGGAATCTCTGGAAAAGAATTGATGGATGAAAAGAAAAAGAATAAATAA